One Eurosta solidaginis isolate ZX-2024a chromosome 5, ASM4086904v1, whole genome shotgun sequence DNA segment encodes these proteins:
- the LOC137252309 gene encoding SET domain-containing protein 4, with amino-acid sequence MGRTGRLRQRKKRVAHLLHDTVDILMPLLQRMHWLGWHNPKQLTARSFPTTGRGLCSKTHTYQDGDTLISLPLKCLVTISTLEEAAHFKAQFDASKFQKDSKVPFQALLALYLLHQQHLNDASHIHAYLKSLPQQFSTPYFCTITELKRLPEEILEKTVEQNRFIHESYACLKKLFNTTQCCSYCGQLYFDEIYTFNAFKWAYFAVNTRSVYVFSRQFKSDKFFFQPLLSDEPNMALAPFLDLFNHSATVTTSADLLPTGEHRQLEYVLTLEQCANSVKIRPYSQLFISYGALSNYKLLTEYGFFLPRNPHDYFSFSLTDVEEFLKHDQVHRNMFLHRNKFVFIRNHNLNDEMFVHLDDGASHNLCVVLHLLLHEQSIYTNVLNQVAFGAVEHLANVEEEVNLLVRYKINAYRSFINDLEKLATLSESGIVAKGYLAECISFLESYLLKFEPSLTQAD; translated from the coding sequence ATGGGACGCACAGGAAGGTTGAGACAGCGCAAGAAGCGCGTTGCACATTTATTGCACGACACCGTAGATATTTTAATGCCACTGCTGCAGCGAATGCACTGGCTAGGTTGGCATAACCCTAAACAACTAACAGCACGCTCCTTTCCAACAACAGGACGTGGTTTATGTTCGAAAACACACACCTATCAAGACGGTGACACACTAATAAGCCTACCGCTCAAATGCTTAGTGACCATATCCACCTTAGAGGAGGCAGCTCATTTCAAAGCTCAATTCGACGCTTCCAAGTTTCAAAAAGATAGTAAAGTACCTTTTCAAGCGCTGTTAGCGCTCTACTTGCTACACCAGCAGCATTTAAATGACGCTTCACATATACACGCCTATCTAAAATCATTACCACAACAATTTAGCACACCTTATTTCTGTACGATAACAGAACTGAAACGTTTGCCAGAAGAAATACTGGAAAAAACTGTAGAACAAAATCGTTTTATACATGAAAGCTATGCGTGCCTGAAAAAACTCTTTAATACTACGCAATGCTGCAGCTATTGTGGTCAACTATATTTCGATGAAATCTATACGTTCAACGCTTTTAAATGGGCTTACTTTGCTGTTAATACACGTAGCGTTTATGTATTTAGTCGTCAATTTAAAtcagataaatttttttttcaaccacTCCTAAGTGACGAACCAAATATGGCGCTGGCACCCTTTCTTGACCTCTTCAATCATTCTGCAACGGTTACTACTAGCGCAGATTTGTTACCCACTGGCGAGCATAGACAATTAGAATATGTTTTGACTCTGGAGCAGTGTGCCAACTCAGTAAAAATCAGACCATATTCACAGCTGTTTATTAGCTATGGTGCGCTATCAAATTACAAATTACTTACAGAATATGGATTTTTCTTGCCACGTAATCCACAtgattacttttctttttctCTCACGGATGTTGAAGAGTTCTTAAAGCACGATCAGGTGCATCGAAATATGTTTTTGCATCGtaacaaatttgtttttatacGTAATCATAATTTAAACGATGAAATGTTTGTTCATCTTGATGATGGTGCTTCACACAATTTGTGTGTTGTACTGCATTTGCTGCTACACGAGCAAAGTATCTATACGAATGTGTTAAATCAAGTGGCTTTTGGTGCAGTTGAACATTTAGCAAATGTTGAAGAAGAAGTAAACTTGCTTGTCAGATACAAAATTAATGCATACAGATCCTTTATAA